The proteins below come from a single Cetobacterium sp. ZOR0034 genomic window:
- a CDS encoding Cof-type HAD-IIB family hydrolase: MYKLVISDLDGTLVNSNKEVSDYTKKIVDLLKQNGVHFIIATGRNLKGAKHIYDILNLNGEIICNNGSTIYDNKGELIFQKIVDKNIAQLVFETALKEECAFLGSYGTQLYIGEGTLDLVNTYLYNPAQDPIEININNISTFDFEKIVLMSKDNNKLEKLSSEFNSLKEVNAFISQENYLDVVHFETSKGKALKVLANSKNIDLEHTIAFGDAFNDYEMLKFAGKGLVMANGFEELKKEFEVLELTNDENGVAKYLAKVFSLDL, translated from the coding sequence ATGTATAAATTAGTTATTTCAGATTTAGATGGAACATTAGTGAACAGCAATAAAGAGGTTTCAGATTACACAAAGAAAATTGTCGATTTATTAAAGCAAAATGGTGTACATTTTATAATTGCAACTGGTAGAAATTTGAAAGGGGCTAAGCATATTTATGATATTTTAAACCTGAATGGTGAGATTATTTGTAATAATGGTTCAACAATTTATGACAACAAAGGAGAATTAATCTTTCAAAAAATTGTTGATAAAAATATAGCGCAACTAGTCTTTGAAACAGCTTTAAAAGAGGAGTGTGCTTTTCTAGGAAGCTATGGAACACAGCTTTATATAGGAGAGGGAACGCTTGATCTTGTTAATACTTATTTATACAATCCAGCTCAAGACCCTATAGAAATAAACATCAATAACATTTCAACATTTGATTTTGAAAAAATAGTTTTAATGAGTAAAGATAACAATAAATTAGAAAAACTTTCTTCTGAATTTAACTCTTTAAAAGAAGTAAATGCATTTATATCACAAGAAAATTATCTTGATGTTGTTCATTTTGAAACTTCAAAAGGAAAAGCTTTAAAAGTTTTAGCTAACTCTAAAAATATAGATCTAGAGCACACTATCGCCTTTGGAGATGCTTTTAACGACTATGAGATGTTAAAATTTGCTGGAAAAGGATTGGTTATGGCCAATGGATTTGAAGAGTTAAAAAAAGAGTTTGAAGTATTAGAATTAACTAATGATGAAAATGGAGTTGCAAAGTACTTAGCTAAAGTTTTCTCTTTAGATTTATAA
- a CDS encoding EAL domain-containing protein encodes MMKSRVLILHDSERAKRSLEELGLYLLQDYEFEFLNIVEYSKNNWKNYDFIIFDSYNDYVFECFKEKLDRIVVSVNILKEERPSDYIKRGATNFLLKPYSLKEIRLVLDKLKETILIKDEAEENKLKFYTLMDNIPYMAWFKNQSSQYMIVNNEFKEHCGKDFDTIRGKDDQFVWNGMIGENCREYDLKVMTERKQLIFDEVIPGKKGYRQFNIYKVPVVDTNDNILGTMGIAKDITDLKNKDVKFDILLENMPFAVFTKNRKGEIVQSNSTFYRLTEINKLLYMNLKEEDILGQEHRESISIEDKDVIFNKSNISLVRTLNTKSGEKIVEVFKSPIIDISGEVIGIVCTMRDVTEMKNQEARIKRMAYTDSLTGLANRRGLYNFIESELVENDADATIMFMDLDNFKHLNDNFGHQHGDEILIEFAEDLQKICRDGFVSRIGGDEFVIAWEGKMSKETATETADSILNLLTGKKIKFTKLSASIGIVTGNTGEESIDNFLTKGDLALYKAKDQGKNQYVFYNKDLDKKRCLNEEIEQDLRNALEKDELELYYQPQYCCNKNLVGLEALLRWNNDKYRRVPIIEIINIMEKSTLIDEIGNFIIRSAFSFAKKINENREKKVVVSVNISAVQIMKHNFVRNIKKIINEVGVNPKYVGIEITETVLLQNIDENILKIKNLKDIGVKISLDDFGTGYSAFNYLVKLPLSNIKIDKSFVWGMKDSEEYRTLVKLCIDTAHALNLRVVAEGVETKEDLELLKYMKSDYIQGYLFSKPLPKSEILETIL; translated from the coding sequence ATGATGAAATCAAGGGTACTAATTTTACACGATAGCGAAAGAGCAAAAAGATCGCTAGAGGAACTAGGATTATATTTATTACAAGATTATGAATTCGAGTTTTTGAATATAGTAGAATATTCAAAAAATAATTGGAAAAACTATGACTTTATTATATTTGATAGCTACAATGACTATGTTTTTGAATGTTTCAAAGAGAAATTAGATAGAATAGTAGTATCTGTAAATATACTAAAAGAGGAGAGACCATCTGATTACATAAAAAGAGGAGCCACTAATTTCCTTTTAAAACCGTATTCTCTAAAAGAGATTAGATTAGTTTTAGATAAACTAAAAGAAACAATTTTAATAAAAGATGAAGCTGAAGAGAATAAACTAAAGTTTTATACTTTAATGGATAATATCCCATATATGGCATGGTTTAAAAATCAAAGTAGCCAATATATGATTGTTAACAACGAATTTAAAGAGCATTGTGGCAAAGACTTTGATACTATCAGAGGTAAGGATGATCAATTTGTTTGGAATGGTATGATTGGGGAGAACTGTAGAGAGTATGATTTAAAAGTAATGACTGAAAGAAAACAGTTAATATTTGATGAAGTTATTCCAGGAAAAAAAGGATATAGACAATTTAATATATACAAAGTTCCTGTTGTTGACACTAATGATAATATTTTAGGAACAATGGGGATAGCTAAAGATATAACCGATTTAAAGAATAAAGACGTTAAATTTGATATTCTATTAGAAAATATGCCATTTGCTGTTTTTACTAAGAATAGAAAGGGAGAGATTGTACAAAGTAATTCTACATTCTATAGATTAACAGAAATAAATAAACTTTTATATATGAATCTTAAAGAGGAAGATATATTAGGGCAAGAACATAGAGAAAGCATCTCTATAGAGGATAAAGATGTAATATTTAATAAAAGTAATATAAGTTTAGTTAGAACCTTAAATACTAAATCGGGAGAAAAAATAGTAGAAGTATTTAAATCTCCAATTATAGATATATCGGGAGAAGTTATTGGAATAGTTTGTACTATGAGAGATGTAACTGAAATGAAAAATCAAGAAGCTAGAATCAAAAGAATGGCATATACAGATTCTCTTACTGGATTAGCAAATAGAAGAGGACTGTATAATTTTATTGAAAGTGAACTAGTTGAAAATGATGCTGACGCTACTATCATGTTTATGGATTTAGATAACTTTAAGCATTTAAATGACAACTTTGGCCATCAACATGGTGATGAGATTTTAATTGAGTTTGCAGAGGATTTACAAAAAATTTGTAGAGATGGTTTTGTATCAAGAATTGGTGGAGATGAGTTTGTAATAGCTTGGGAAGGTAAAATGAGTAAAGAGACTGCTACAGAAACTGCAGATAGTATTCTTAATCTATTAACAGGAAAAAAGATTAAATTTACAAAGTTATCAGCTAGTATAGGTATTGTAACAGGAAATACAGGTGAAGAAAGTATCGACAATTTCTTAACTAAAGGGGATTTAGCACTGTATAAAGCTAAAGATCAAGGTAAGAATCAGTACGTATTTTATAATAAAGATTTAGATAAAAAGAGATGCTTGAATGAAGAGATAGAACAAGATTTAAGAAATGCTTTAGAAAAAGATGAGTTAGAACTATACTATCAACCTCAGTATTGTTGTAATAAAAATCTAGTTGGTTTAGAAGCTTTATTGAGATGGAATAATGATAAATATAGAAGAGTTCCAATAATTGAGATTATAAATATTATGGAAAAATCAACATTGATAGATGAAATAGGAAACTTTATCATAAGAAGTGCATTTTCTTTTGCTAAAAAAATAAATGAAAATAGAGAAAAAAAAGTTGTTGTATCAGTTAATATATCTGCAGTTCAAATTATGAAACATAATTTTGTTAGAAATATTAAAAAGATAATAAATGAGGTTGGAGTAAATCCTAAATATGTAGGAATTGAAATTACAGAAACTGTATTACTTCAAAATATAGACGAAAATATATTAAAAATAAAAAACCTAAAAGATATCGGAGTGAAAATATCTTTAGATGATTTTGGGACGGGTTATTCGGCATTTAATTACTTAGTAAAATTACCTTTATCTAATATAAAAATAGATAAAAGTTTTGTATGGGGAATGAAAGACAGTGAAGAGTATAGAACACTCGTTAAATTATGTATAGACACAGCTCATGCATTGAATTTAAGAGTAGTGGCTGAAGGTGTAGAAACAAAAGAGGATTTAGAACTTCTGAAATATATGAAATCGGATTATATTCAAGGATATCTATTCTCTAAACCTCTACCGAAGTCTGAAATACTAGAAACTATTTTATAA
- a CDS encoding MoxR family ATPase: MERINTLKKEISKKVIGQQDMIHKILIGILTGNHILLEGLPGLAKSLTVNTIAETLGLSFSRIQFTPDLLPSDIVGTEIYNEKTGEFHVKKGPIFANIILADEINRAPAKVQSALLEAMQEKQVTIANETFKLDKPFIVLATQNPIEQDGTYPLPEAQQDRFLMKVKIEYPTYEEEMEILDLLTGEKEFNDISIQTIITANDIEDIKEQIKKVNIDSKLRKYILDIIFKTREESEYIACGASPRASIGLVIAAKAAAFLDGRDFVMPQDIKKVIYDVLRHRLILTYEAEAENKDVEDIIEDILKTVVLP, from the coding sequence ATGGAAAGAATTAATACTTTAAAAAAGGAGATTTCTAAAAAGGTTATTGGACAACAAGATATGATTCATAAAATACTTATAGGAATTTTAACGGGCAATCATATTCTTTTAGAAGGTCTTCCAGGATTGGCAAAATCACTGACGGTAAATACAATTGCAGAAACTTTAGGATTAAGTTTTTCAAGAATACAGTTTACTCCCGATTTATTGCCTAGTGACATAGTAGGAACAGAGATATACAATGAGAAAACGGGTGAATTTCATGTTAAGAAAGGACCTATATTCGCTAATATTATATTAGCTGATGAGATAAATAGAGCACCTGCTAAAGTTCAGTCAGCACTACTTGAAGCGATGCAGGAAAAACAGGTAACAATAGCTAATGAAACATTTAAATTAGATAAACCATTTATAGTTTTAGCAACACAAAATCCAATAGAACAGGATGGAACATACCCACTACCTGAAGCTCAACAAGATAGATTTCTAATGAAAGTGAAAATAGAATATCCAACTTATGAAGAGGAGATGGAAATTCTTGATCTTTTAACGGGAGAGAAAGAGTTTAATGACATATCGATTCAAACAATAATAACAGCTAATGATATAGAGGATATAAAAGAACAGATAAAAAAAGTTAATATAGATTCAAAACTAAGAAAATATATTTTAGATATTATTTTTAAAACTAGAGAAGAGTCTGAATATATAGCATGTGGAGCTTCTCCTAGAGCTAGTATAGGACTTGTTATAGCAGCTAAAGCAGCAGCTTTCTTAGATGGAAGAGATTTCGTTATGCCACAAGACATAAAAAAAGTTATTTATGATGTTTTACGTCATAGATTGATACTTACATATGAAGCTGAAGCTGAAAATAAAGATGTAGAAGATATAATAGAGGATATATTAAAAACAGTAGTTTTACCTTAA
- a CDS encoding DUF58 domain-containing protein codes for MNFDHSKESKKELLKKIKNIEIKATILSDNIFAGQYQSCLKGNGMEFADIRRYAPGDDVKKIDWKVTAKQRKAYVKEFVEERELSVFLLVDVSASNRFKDKLDLITELVGSLAFSANKNGDRVGALFFSNEIEKIISLKKGKKHALSIIENLLVLNPKGKNTDIANALRYFGKIFKRRSVIFLISDFLDDNYEKELKSLSRRHEIIPVRIGDKKFESLPKGAIFTLEDSETGEQIVVENYSSKSEFAINSLNDGINLYVGQDYVKEISRFFCRGRVR; via the coding sequence ATGAATTTTGATCATAGTAAAGAGAGTAAAAAAGAGCTGTTGAAAAAAATTAAAAATATAGAGATAAAAGCTACAATTTTATCGGATAATATTTTTGCGGGACAATATCAATCATGTTTAAAAGGAAACGGTATGGAGTTTGCTGATATTAGAAGATACGCTCCGGGTGATGATGTAAAAAAGATAGATTGGAAAGTAACTGCAAAACAGAGAAAAGCATATGTAAAAGAGTTTGTTGAGGAGAGGGAACTCTCTGTATTTCTATTAGTTGATGTTTCAGCTTCAAATAGATTTAAAGATAAATTGGATTTAATAACTGAACTAGTAGGAAGTTTAGCATTTAGTGCAAATAAAAACGGAGATAGAGTTGGAGCTCTGTTTTTCTCTAATGAGATAGAAAAAATTATCTCTTTGAAAAAGGGAAAAAAACATGCCCTTTCTATTATAGAAAATCTTTTAGTTTTAAATCCAAAAGGAAAGAATACCGATATAGCTAATGCTCTTAGATATTTTGGAAAAATATTCAAACGAAGATCTGTTATATTTTTAATCTCTGATTTTTTGGATGATAACTACGAAAAGGAACTGAAAAGTTTATCTAGAAGGCATGAGATAATTCCAGTCAGAATAGGTGATAAAAAGTTCGAATCACTACCTAAAGGAGCGATTTTTACTTTAGAAGATTCTGAAACTGGTGAACAAATAGTTGTTGAAAACTATAGTTCTAAAAGTGAATTTGCTATAAATAGTTTAAATGATGGAATCAATCTTTATGTAGGCCAAGATTATGTAAAAGAGATATCAAGATTTTTCTGTCGAGGGAGAGTGAGATGA
- a CDS encoding VWA domain-containing protein yields the protein MFNFKLPYILLLIPIVTYLFFRRRVSGAIKVPGIQMIKKYSKGSKKHLLGKICIYLSTIFMIFALARPQITSEGKIVKKDGIDIVISLDLSKSMEARDFNPNRLEKSKEILNEFVDKRSNDRMSLVVFGGEAYTKVPLTFDHNVLKNMISTITTDDISSNNRTAIGMGLGVALNRLKDSDSKSKVVILMTDGENNSGEMSPIGAAKVAKELGIKVYTIGIGAKEIPVPGFFGTRYIQNNELDENLLQTIANETNGKYFRASDSKEFQNIFNEIDNLEKTKIDSRSVYDIKEYFEELLEIALFLLLLGIFFQYFKYIRIP from the coding sequence GTGTTTAACTTCAAATTACCTTATATATTATTACTAATCCCTATAGTGACCTATCTTTTCTTTAGAAGAAGAGTTAGTGGAGCTATTAAAGTTCCAGGAATACAGATGATAAAAAAATATTCCAAAGGAAGTAAAAAACATCTTTTAGGAAAGATTTGTATATATTTATCTACAATTTTCATGATATTTGCTTTGGCCAGACCACAAATTACAAGTGAAGGAAAAATTGTAAAAAAAGATGGAATAGATATTGTTATATCATTAGATTTATCTAAATCTATGGAAGCTAGAGATTTTAATCCAAATAGATTGGAAAAATCAAAAGAGATTTTAAATGAGTTTGTAGATAAAAGATCTAACGACAGAATGTCATTGGTTGTTTTTGGTGGTGAAGCATACACAAAGGTTCCTTTAACTTTTGATCACAATGTTTTAAAAAATATGATATCTACAATTACAACAGATGATATTAGTAGTAATAATAGAACTGCTATAGGAATGGGATTAGGAGTCGCTTTAAATAGATTAAAAGATTCTGATTCAAAATCTAAAGTTGTTATTCTTATGACGGATGGTGAGAATAATTCGGGAGAGATGAGTCCTATTGGTGCTGCAAAAGTAGCTAAAGAATTAGGAATAAAAGTTTATACTATAGGTATAGGTGCAAAAGAGATTCCTGTTCCTGGATTTTTTGGAACTAGATATATTCAAAACAACGAACTTGATGAAAATCTTCTGCAAACTATTGCAAATGAAACAAATGGAAAATATTTTAGAGCTAGTGATTCTAAAGAGTTTCAAAACATTTTCAACGAGATTGATAATTTAGAAAAAACTAAAATAGATAGTAGAAGTGTATATGATATAAAAGAATACTTCGAAGAGCTATTAGAAATTGCTCTATTTTTATTATTATTAGGTATATTTTTCCAATATTTTAAATATATAAGAATACCTTAA
- a CDS encoding VWA domain-containing protein, which produces MEFGNIDNLKFIVTPVLVVVFLILGFRKRQNILRNIGWKNDNIYSFLKAIFLSIGAFLVFLALLSPQKLKDEQKIEVKGSDLYILMDISRSMLAQDTYPNRLELSKKELKEILSNLKGDRVGIVPFSDSAYIQMPLTDDYFMAINYIDAIDSKLISGGGTQLLEALKLANSSFEKTEAIDKNVIIFSDGGDREPDVLSFVKKNNLKTFIFGVGTADGSVIPIDNGFIKDDSGNIVVSKLNDTFLKELASESGGNYYSLNNLSTGSYKNLIEDIGKLDKTSQREENLKTYEKYYQYPLSLGLFLILLGYFLPKKEREESYV; this is translated from the coding sequence ATGGAATTTGGAAATATAGATAATTTAAAATTTATAGTTACCCCTGTATTAGTCGTGGTATTTTTAATATTAGGGTTTAGAAAAAGACAAAATATTTTAAGAAATATTGGTTGGAAGAATGATAATATTTATTCATTTTTAAAAGCTATTTTTTTGTCTATAGGTGCTTTTTTAGTATTTTTAGCATTACTTTCTCCACAAAAATTAAAAGATGAGCAGAAAATAGAGGTTAAAGGAAGTGATTTATATATTCTTATGGATATATCTAGATCAATGCTAGCTCAAGATACCTATCCGAATAGACTCGAACTGAGTAAGAAAGAGTTGAAAGAGATTTTATCAAATTTAAAAGGAGATAGGGTAGGAATAGTTCCTTTCTCAGATAGTGCTTACATCCAAATGCCTTTAACAGATGATTATTTTATGGCAATAAATTATATTGATGCTATTGATAGTAAGTTAATATCAGGTGGAGGAACACAACTTCTAGAGGCATTAAAACTAGCAAATAGTTCGTTTGAGAAAACAGAGGCTATAGATAAAAATGTTATAATTTTTTCTGATGGTGGAGATCGAGAACCTGATGTTTTAAGCTTTGTTAAAAAAAATAATTTAAAAACATTTATTTTTGGGGTTGGAACTGCAGATGGAAGTGTAATTCCAATAGACAACGGGTTTATAAAAGATGACTCTGGAAATATCGTTGTTTCGAAATTGAATGACACTTTTTTAAAAGAATTAGCCTCAGAAAGTGGAGGTAATTATTATTCTTTAAACAATCTGAGTACAGGTAGTTATAAAAATTTGATTGAAGATATTGGAAAACTAGATAAAACTTCTCAACGAGAAGAAAATTTGAAAACTTATGAAAAATATTATCAATATCCATTAAGCTTAGGATTATTTTTAATTTTATTGGGATATTTTTTACCTAAAAAGGAGAGGGAGGAATCGTATGTTTAA
- a CDS encoding BatD family protein, with amino-acid sequence MKKTSLYIMMLLLCKISFSELVLNASNPSPSRNEDFSIEVSFLNEDKGKYTIEGIENFDIISKASTNSYNSINGKTTSAKSDIYRVRAKSEGEFSLKVKTEKGVEKVILIDVQKSQSINSALSDRFILKSTTPKTTFYFGEKIPYEEYFISGVRVSSLSQAKKPNFKDFSVKDMTPYSNNNYIQTPVDFNGKQGIQVTLFKGVLQANGSGLKSISSSSVKVGEPTRDFFNENTSYIGDEDIEIDIKPLPDHSPTNFKDIVGTLNSLESWKTKEVNVGEAITLTLTLQGSGNLALLDSLPIKEDMNFNVFQTIKGYNEKIIDGKYFNEKIFEIAFIPKKNGVQKTPIIDIPYFNTITEKYEILNIPSEEIVVNGKSVSSEIKIPQNTNTSPIDKNIEKNMKNIDLEMIQVEKISPKNIFKLISVIFGFIALIEGALISYLLYTRKQASNSKKR; translated from the coding sequence ATGAAAAAAACTAGTTTATATATAATGATGTTACTACTTTGTAAAATAAGTTTTTCAGAGTTAGTTTTAAATGCCTCAAATCCATCCCCATCTAGAAATGAAGACTTTAGTATAGAAGTTTCATTCTTAAATGAGGATAAAGGAAAATATACGATTGAAGGAATAGAGAATTTTGATATTATATCTAAAGCTTCAACAAATAGTTATAACTCTATCAATGGAAAAACAACTTCAGCTAAAAGTGATATTTATAGAGTTAGAGCAAAATCAGAAGGAGAATTTTCTTTAAAAGTAAAAACTGAAAAAGGAGTAGAAAAAGTAATTTTAATAGATGTTCAAAAAAGTCAATCTATTAATTCCGCTTTAAGTGATAGATTTATATTAAAAAGTACTACTCCTAAAACGACATTCTATTTTGGAGAGAAGATTCCATATGAGGAGTATTTTATAAGTGGGGTTAGAGTAAGTTCTCTTAGTCAGGCAAAAAAGCCTAATTTCAAAGATTTTTCAGTTAAAGATATGACTCCATATAGCAATAATAACTATATTCAGACTCCTGTTGATTTTAATGGAAAACAAGGAATTCAAGTGACACTTTTCAAAGGAGTTTTACAAGCTAATGGTAGTGGTCTGAAAAGCATATCTTCAAGTAGTGTTAAAGTAGGAGAGCCCACAAGAGATTTTTTCAATGAAAATACATCATATATAGGAGATGAGGATATTGAGATAGATATCAAACCTTTACCTGATCATTCTCCTACTAATTTTAAAGATATCGTAGGAACATTGAACTCTTTAGAAAGTTGGAAAACTAAAGAAGTGAATGTTGGTGAAGCCATAACTTTAACTTTGACTTTACAAGGAAGTGGAAATTTGGCTCTTTTAGATAGTTTGCCTATTAAAGAAGATATGAATTTTAATGTATTTCAAACTATCAAAGGATATAATGAAAAGATAATTGATGGAAAATATTTTAATGAAAAGATTTTTGAAATTGCATTTATTCCTAAAAAAAATGGAGTTCAAAAAACTCCAATAATAGATATTCCTTATTTCAATACGATCACAGAAAAATATGAAATATTAAATATTCCAAGTGAAGAGATCGTCGTGAATGGAAAATCTGTAAGTTCAGAAATAAAAATACCACAAAATACAAACACTAGTCCTATAGATAAAAATATAGAAAAAAATATGAAAAATATTGATTTAGAAATGATTCAAGTTGAGAAAATTTCTCCAAAAAATATTTTTAAATTAATTTCTGTAATATTTGGATTTATTGCTCTAATTGAAGGTGCACTTATTTCTTACCTATTATACACTCGTAAACAGGCTTCTAATTCTAAAAAAAGATAA
- a CDS encoding NCS2 family permease, with translation MENIKQKNNGVLGAIDSYFQLSQHNTTISTELTAGITTFMTMAYILIVQPLFMSAAGMDVKAVTIVTAILSAAFSIVMGLYTNRPFAMAPAMGGNAFFAYTLVAGGMVTWETAMGMVFLSGIGFLLLTVLGLRGLIVEAIPKNLKFAIGVAVGFFIAMVGFKNGQIMTIGNGTISMGSISNPNTILSLIGLFITIALVLNKVKGGVLIGIVITTLLGIPMGITQIPESFFSMPPSISTIAFKLDIMGSLKFAFIPLIFTFFVGDFFCTLGTLLGVSAQAGLLDEDGNLPEVDKPFLVDSIATIVGALFGSTTITTFLESAAGVEEGGRTGLTAISTGICFIFTIFLTPIVYIIPSAATAPALIFIGILMMTSIKFIDMDDMTEFVPAVITIMFTIFTDNMASGMSMGIISHVIIKFLTGRYKELNAPVLILTLPLLGYFIFL, from the coding sequence ATGGAGAACATTAAACAAAAGAATAATGGTGTGCTAGGGGCTATTGATTCTTATTTTCAACTTAGCCAACACAACACTACAATTTCAACAGAATTAACTGCTGGAATTACAACATTTATGACAATGGCATACATTTTAATAGTTCAGCCTCTATTCATGAGCGCTGCTGGAATGGATGTAAAAGCTGTTACTATTGTAACTGCGATACTATCAGCTGCATTTTCAATCGTTATGGGACTATATACAAATAGACCTTTTGCCATGGCACCAGCTATGGGAGGAAATGCTTTCTTTGCTTATACTTTAGTTGCCGGAGGAATGGTAACTTGGGAAACAGCTATGGGAATGGTATTTCTATCAGGAATAGGATTTTTATTATTAACAGTTCTTGGATTAAGAGGACTTATAGTAGAAGCGATTCCTAAAAATTTAAAATTTGCTATTGGAGTAGCTGTAGGATTCTTCATAGCTATGGTAGGATTTAAAAATGGTCAAATAATGACTATTGGAAACGGGACAATCTCTATGGGAAGCATCTCTAATCCAAATACCATACTATCTTTAATCGGACTTTTCATAACAATTGCACTTGTTTTAAATAAAGTAAAGGGCGGAGTTTTAATTGGTATAGTTATTACAACTTTACTTGGAATTCCAATGGGGATCACTCAGATACCTGAGAGTTTCTTCTCTATGCCTCCATCAATATCTACAATAGCTTTCAAGCTTGATATTATGGGATCATTAAAATTTGCATTTATACCCCTTATATTCACATTTTTCGTAGGAGATTTCTTCTGCACTCTTGGAACACTTCTTGGAGTATCTGCTCAAGCAGGACTTTTAGATGAGGATGGAAATCTACCAGAAGTAGATAAACCATTTTTAGTAGATTCTATAGCAACTATTGTAGGAGCATTATTTGGTTCAACAACAATAACAACATTCTTAGAATCTGCAGCTGGAGTTGAAGAGGGAGGAAGAACAGGGTTAACTGCAATCTCAACTGGAATATGTTTTATATTTACTATATTTTTAACACCTATAGTTTATATAATTCCATCTGCTGCAACAGCACCAGCTTTAATTTTTATTGGAATTTTAATGATGACAAGCATTAAATTTATTGACATGGATGACATGACTGAATTCGTTCCTGCTGTTATCACGATTATGTTTACAATTTTTACTGATAATATGGCCTCAGGAATGAGTATGGGAATAATATCTCATGTTATTATCAAATTTTTAACTGGAAGATATAAAGAGCTAAATGCTCCTGTGTTAATTTTAACACTGCCATTACTTGGTTATTTTATCTTTTTATAG